Genomic DNA from Nonomuraea rubra:
CGCGGCCCTTCTCATCCTCACAATCGCGATCTTCCACGTACTGCGCCGCGGTGACGCGGACCGGCCGTGGCAAGGCGCCCTGGCGGTGACCGGTGTGGGGTTCCTCGTGTTCACGCCCGGCTATTCCTGGTACGCCGTACTGGTCGTCGCGCTGGTCGCCCTCGACGGCCGGTGGGAGTGGCTCGGCGTCCCGCTGGCGAGCGGCGCGGCGTACATGGGCCCCGGCACCGGCGCGGGGACCATCGGCTACGCCCTTGCCGCGCTGGCGGTGGCCACCGGGCTTGTCGCACGCGCGGTCCGTCCCTCGACCAGCAGCGCCTGCAACGCCCCAAGACAGCGAAGGGGTGCCGGGGCGCGGTTTTGGAGAGGCTCGTTCTGGTAAGGAGACCGAACGGCCGACATCGGATTTCGGGGGGATCGGTGCCGGATGTGTCGCGGGGGCGCGATCGTGTCAAGCCCGGCAAGAAGAGCCGCCTGGCCGCGCGCCTTGGGGGGTGGAGCGGGCCGCCGGGGCCGTTCCGGCCGGAGTTCTGGCGCAGTCCGCTCCGCGGCCCCTGGCTGACCTCGGTGCTCGGACTGGTCCTGCTGGCCGGGATCACCCTCGTCGCGATCACCGGACTGATCTCGTACGCCGCCTACGAGCCTCGGTTGCCGGGCAACGACACCACCCCGGGCAAGGGCCTGCTGGGCTTCTACCTCTTCGACTGGCCCACGGACCCGGTCTGGTTGTACCGGGTCACCCAGGGCGCGCACGTCGTCGGCGGGCTGACACTGGTGCCGATCCTGCTGGCCAAGCTGTGGTCGGTCATCCCCAGGCTGTTCGCGTGGCCGCCAGCCCGCTCGGTGGCGGAGGCCGTCGAGCGGGCCAGCCTGCTGCTGCTGGTCGGCGGAGCGATATTCCAGTTCGTGACCGGGATCCTCAACATCCAGCTTTTCTACGTCTTCCCGTTCTCCTTCTACCCGGCCCACTTCTATGGCGCATGGATCTTCCTGGCCGCCTTCGCCGTACACGTCGCCATCAAGCTGCCCCGCGTCCTCCGCACTCTGCGGAAGCACGGCCTGCGCGACTACCTGCGCACCTCTGTGGCCGACACCCGCCCTGAGCCGCCGGACCCCGACGGCCTGGTCGCCACCCACCCGGCGCCCGCCACGATGTCCAGACGCGGCCTGCTGGCCTTCGCCGGCGGCGGCTCCATGATCATGTTCGGCCTGTCCGTCGGCCAGTGCCTCGACGGGCCGTTGCGCCGCACCGCGCTGCTCGCGCCCCATGGGCGCCACTACGGTACCGGCCCCAACGACTTCCAGGTCAACAAGACAGCGGCGAGCCTCGGCGTCACACCGGCCAGCACCGGCGAGTCCTGGCGGCTGGCACTCGTCGGACCGCACCGGATGGCACTTTCCCGTGAAGACCTGCTGGCGATGCCGCTGTACACCTACGCCTTGCCGATCGCCTGCGTAGAAGGATGGTCGACCGTCCAGACCTGGACCGGCGTACGGCTGGCCGACCTCGCCCGGCTCGCCGGGACCCAGACCGGCTCGGCAGGCGTCACCACCAGGTCTCTGCAACGCGGGGGCTACTTCGGCCAGGCCTCACTCAGCGCCGTGCAGGTCGCCGACCCGCGCTCGCTGCTGGCACTGCGGGTCAACGGTGCCGACCTGTCCCTCGACCACGGATACCCGGCGCGGGTCATTGTCCCCAACGCTCCCGGAGTACACAACACGAAGTGGGTGCGCGAGCTCGACTTCACCCGGAAGCGACCGTGAACAGCCACAGCCGGTGGGCAAGGACCTACGGCGCTCCGCCGTGGCACCTGCTCGCACTCGTCCTCTGTTTTCTGCTCGCCGCTTACACCGCCACCCGGGTGGTCGGCGCGGGAATATGGCCGGGCTTCCTGGTGTGGTTCGTGGGAGCCGTCATCTTCCACGATCTGGTGCTGTTTCCCCTCTACTCCGCCGCCGACCTCGCCGCCCAGGCCGCCACCACCCATACCCATACCCGTCGCCGTCGTCGTACAGCGGCTCGGCCTCGGCCGCCGGGGCGGCCGGTGGCTGCGATCAACCACCTGCGTGTGCCGACCGCGTTCTCCGGTCTGCTGCTGCTGGTGTGGTTCCCGCTCATCCTGCGCGGCGCTGAGCCCAACTACAGGGCGGCGGCCGGCTTGAGCACCATCCCTTATCTCAACCGATGGATTCTGATCACCCTGGTACTCTTCGCCGCCTCGGCACTGCTCTACGTGCTGCGACGCCTGGCCGCCGGGCGGGTCGGCCGTTGAGTACCCCGCCGATCGGCGACTACGCGATGCTGTCGGACTGCCGGTCCGCCGCGCTGGTCACCTCCGACGGCTCTGTCGACTGGCTGTGCCTGCCGCGTTTCGACAGTCCGGCGCTCTTCGCCCGGCTACTGGATGAAGAGGCCGGCTTCTGGGCGATCCGGCCGGCGAGCCCGGCTGAGGTGAATGAACCGCGCCGAGTTTGATGGAGGCCGTGGTGTGCCCCGAGTTGAGTCCATCGACTCCACCCAGACCGCCACCCTGGTGACCAGCGCGCTAGGCATGGCCATCGACAACCGCACGCCACCCGCCGGAACGATCATCCACTCCGACCAGTTCGGCTCCTGGGCCTTCACCCAGCGGGCCAAGGACTCCGGCCTGCTGCCCTCCATGGGCAGCGTCGGCGATCGCTTCGACAACGCCATGATGGAGTCGTTCTGATCCCGGATGCAGGTCGAACTCCTCGACCGCCGGCGCTGGAACACCCGCATCGAGCTCGCCAACGCGAACTTCGAGTACCTGGAGATCTGGCACAACCGGCAACGACGACACAGCAGCCTGGGCATGCCCACCCCGATACAGTTCGAGAACACACCCACCGTGGCATGACAATCCAAAAACGCGACTCCACCCAACTCGGGGCACACCAGCCTCCAAGGAACCCGGATCGGTTCATTCCAAGCCGAGCCGATCTTCTTGGAGGTCGATCAGGAGCATGTCGTGGACATTCACCGCGGCTGACCACACAGGGCAGCGGGAAGGTCGACACCTTGTGGGCGCCGCGGGCAGCTCGACGACCACGTCACGGCGCCTGGCCAGCAGATTGGCCAGGCGCCGCTGGTATCGTCGATCGCTTGCTCGTTTCCCGATCCGTCCGGCTCCCCGGCACCAAGCACACAGCACGCGCTCGGCACCGGGGGCATGAGGGCCGTTCCGCGGGCCCGCGGTCACGTCGAGACGATGGTCAGACGGCCCTGCGTGACCACTGCTGGTTGGTGCCGGTGTTGCACGGGTACTGCTTGAGGATCGCGCCGTCCGCGGTCGATGCGGACGGTACGTCCACGCATTTGCCGCTGTGTCGTGCCCGGAGCTGGAAGTAGCCGCCGTTGGCGATCAGCTGGAACTGCTGGTTGGTGCCGGTGCCGCAGGTGTACTGGATGAGCTCGGCGCCGTCGGCGGCCGAAGCGCTCACCACGTCGAGGCACCTTCCGCTGTGGCGGCTGATGATGCGCCAGTAGCCGCTGCCGGCGTCCTGGAACTGCCACTGCTGCCATGCGTTGCCGTTGTAGGTGTACTGGCCGACGCGGGCTCCGTTGTCGGTGTTCGGTTGCTGGACGTCCATGGCCTTGCCGCTGTGGCGCACGGTGATCGCGTAGTACGTCGGCGGAGGGGTGGGGCCGATGGTGTCGCCCCAGGCGTACCGGATCCGGTCGGCGCCGGAGGGGTTGCGGACGGTCAGGTGGAGATCGGTGCCGCTGCCGCTCAGGGCGTACATCGAGTACCAGTCGTAGCCGATGTCGCCTGGTTTGCCGCCGAGGGCGGGCCAGTAGGTGCCGCCCATCTGGTTGTCCCGCATGACCTGGGCCATGGCGCGGATGTGGCGCACGAAGTTGTCGGTGCTGTTGGCGTCGCCGTAGTTGAGGCCGGTGGACATCGGCGCGCCGAACTCGGTCGCGATCGCGCGGGAGGCGCAGGTGCCCAGCCGCGTCTGGATGTGGTTCCGGAAGGCGTCGTAGGTCATCGCGCTGTAGAAGAAGGCGTAGTGGTGGAAGGACAGCAGGGTCGCGTTGAAGCGGCTGTCGTTGCAGATGTCGCGCAGGTCCTGGCTGTAGCCGGTGCCGCCGATGAGCACCCGGTTCGCCGGGGCCGAGTAGTGGTGGGCGAGCCAGGCGGCGGCGACGTCGCGCCATTCGGCCGAGCTGTAGCCGTGCGGCTCGTTCATCGGCTCGAAGTAGACGTTGCCGTTCGAGCCGTAGGTGCTGGTGACGCTGGACCACATCGTGTTCCACGCGGCGAGGTTCGTGATCCTGCCGCCGGAGGCGGCGCCGTCCTCCCAGTAGGCGAGGATGACCTTGAATCCGCGGGCGGTGGCGGCGTCGATGGCGCCGCGGTAGGCGTTCCACCAGGTGGTGTTGGCCACCGTGTGCGTGTTGATGGGCAGCCGGACGGTGTTGACGCCCATGGTGGAGGCCATGTCGTCGTAGAGGGCGCCGGCCTTGGCGCGTACGGTCGCGTTGCTGTCGGACTGGCTCAGGCCGTGCAGGACGAGCGTGCCGGTGCTGAAGTTGTCACCCAGTACGGCCCAGTTCATGCCTCGGAACTGGCTGGTGGCGGCATGGGCCGGCGCCGCGGAGACGACGAGGCTTGCCGCCGCGGTGAGCGCGGTCACCACAAGGGCGGTCAGTAACCGGCGTAACGCCGTGATCGGTGTCATGGAACTCCCATCACTAGATCCAAATTCCTGGGTCGAACCTCACTTGCGACATCATCTTGATGACGCACCTCAGGGCCGCCCGCATCGTGCTGCTCCAGCAACAGGATCGGCGGTTGTGGGACATTGCTGCGTACGTAGGGACGGCGGCGGTGGCTTACGTCGGCCGTGTTGCCGATGCCTTCGACGCCGTGCTGGTCGATGCCGGGATCCGCGTCATGGCGCTCGGCATCCATCGACGTGATCGTCTTGGGGACGCCCTGCTTGGAGGCATCCTGAGGGCGTATCGGCATGCGGCTCGACCTGGCCGGATGATGAATCACCACCCACAGGCTCAGAGGGTCGGCACGATCGGACGGATCGTTCCGTCTGCGGCGAACTCCATCCGGTCGACGGCCACCTCCCTGTTGGTCCCGTTCCCCGCTGGCACGGCGAACCGGTGGTAGGCGATGTACCACGTGTCGGTGTCGGGCATGCGGACGACCGAATGGTGCCCGGTGCCCTTGATCGCGGCCTCCAGCCGCTTCTGCAGCACCACGCCGCGCTTGGTCCACGGTCCCAGCGGGCTCGACCCGGTCGCATACGCCACTCGGTAGTCCTCGCTGCGGGTGTCGTTCTCCGACCACATGAAGTAGTAGATCCCGCCGCGTTTGAACACGAACGGCGCTTCGTTGTAGCCCGATGGGGTGATCGTCCGTACTTGCGCTGGGTTGAAGGAGGTCATGTCGCCGTTCAGCGGCACGACGCGGGCGACGCCCTGCCCCCAGTAGAGGTATGAGCGGCCGTCGTCGTCGGTGAAGACCATCGGATCGATCGCCTGGCCGGAGTACTGGCCGGCGGCGATGAGCGGCCGTCCGAGCGCGTCCCGGAACGGGCCCGTCGGCGAGTCGGAGACCGCGACGCCTAGCTGCTTGGCGGTGTTTCCGGTGGCGGCGCCGCCGCTGAAGTACAGGTAGTAGCGGCCATTGGCCGCCGCGACCGCCGGGGCCCAGGCCGAGTCGTCTGCCCAGGACACGTCGGGGCCGTGATCCAGGACAACGCCGTGGTCGGTCCAGGTCACCAGGTCGGCGGAGGAGAATGCCTTGTAGTACGTGCCGCGCCAGCTCGCGTAGCCGTCGGTCGTCGCGTACAGGTAGTAGCGGCCGTTGATCGCGGTGACGTGCGGGTCGGCGAACAGGCCGGGAATCACCGGGTTCCGGTTCGTCTTGGGTGCCCACGGCGCGGCGATCCGGAACGAGCTGTCCGCGCGGAAGGTCGCGGTGTCCTGGTACGGGTCCAGCCAGAGCTCGAAGTCCCGGTGCCTGATCCGGCGGCTCGGATAGTTGTAGGAAATCAGCGACGTCGATCCGGCGACGGAATCGTCGACGGCGCAGAACGTGGCGTCAGCCCGGAACGTCGCGTCGCCGGTGTTGGCGTCCACACGCAGCCGCCAGTCGCGGTGTCGCAGAAATCGGCCCTCCTTGGTCTGGAAGGAGAAGCAGGAGGGCGTGGCCAGGCCGTTGACGATCGTGAAGGTCGCGTCGAGCTTGGTTTGGGTCGCGGCGGCCGAGGTGACCGGGTCGACGCGGCCGAGCGCGTCGGCGTGCCGGACGTACCGGCCGGGGTAGTTGACCGACTCCAGGGACCGGGCGCCGGTCGGCAGCGTCGCCGCGAGCGCCGGAGCGGCCGTGGCCACCAGGTCGAAGCAGGCCAGAACGAGCGCGGCCGTGGCGGCCGCCCATCTGCTCACCGTCATGCGTGCCTCCGTCTGAGCGCCATCGATGTTAGCGCTATCAATCTTGGCTGGAGAGCTGATTAGCATCCGGCCAGGTCAGGCACCGTCATTGGGATCGGTGACCGCGCCACCGCGCAGGCCGAGCCGCTGACGGATGATCACACGGGTGGGCCGCTCGGCGTGCCGAGCGGCCGGCGGCTCAGCCCCAGTGTTGCAGTAGCCGGTCGTACTCGGCCTGGGTGATCGGCAGGACGGTGCCGTGGCGCGGCCGGCCGGGCATGGTGTAGCTGGAGACGGGTGACCATTGCCGGGTGTTCAGGTCGGTGGTCGTGAACGGTACGTAGCCCCGGCCTCCGTACTCGTCGATGAACATGTACCAGCGCTCGTCGGTGTTCGATTTGAAGACCAGCGGGCCCTCGCCCTGGCTGATCGCGTTGTTCCCGAGGCAGTCTGCGACGAAGGAGTAGGTGCGGTTGAGCATGGTCGCCGACTTCTCGGCGAGGATGAACTTGCCGCACGGGGTCTGCGATGTGCTCCGCTCGTCCTTCGTGAAGCGGTAGTAGGTTCCGTTGTGCTTGGTGATCGTCGAGTCGATCGTCGAGTAGCCCTTGTCGACCCAGATCTGCGCGGCGCTGAAGGTCCGGAAGTCGGATGTGGTGGCGTACATCATCCGGTTGTAGGTGGTGCCGGTGTGGTCGGGGTCGCCGGCGGAGTACAGTTTCGACGCCCAGAACACGACGTACTGGCCGAGTCCCTCGTCGTAGTACGCCTCCGGGGCCCATGTGTTGCCGGCCGTGTCCGGTGAGACGCGTGCCAGGCGTGGCGCGCTCCAGTTGACGAGGTCGGTCGATTCCCAGACCACGATGGACTTGCTGCCGGTCCGCTGGACCTGCTCCCAGTTGCCGTTGCCGTACATCCGCAGGTCGGTGGCGATCTGGTAGAACCTGTCGCCCTGCGGTGAACGGATGATGAACGGGTCGCGTACGCCGCGGGTACCCAGGGTCGAGGTCAGCACGGGCCGTCCACCGTTGAGCTGGCGCCACCGGGTCGGGTCGTTGCCCTGGCTGAGCGCGAAGTAGATCTGCTCGCCGGCGGAGGTGTTCTCGCCGGTGAAGTAGGTGAACAGATAGCCGGCGTACTTCGGGGCCGATGGCGTGTCGGCCCGGACCAGTTGCCACTGCTGGTTGGCGGCGCCCGTGTCGGTGTACTGGGAGATGCGGGCGCCGTCGGCGGTGGACTGCTCCCAGACGTCGAGGGCCTTGCCGCTGTTGCGGTTGATGAGCTTGACATATCCGCTGTCGGTGTCCACGACGCGGAAGTGCTGGTTGGTGCCGCCGTTGTCGGTCCACTGGACGACGTTCGCCCCGTTCGCCGTGGACGCCGAGGCGATGTCCATCACCTTGCCGCTGTGCCGGGCTCGGAGCTTGTAGTGGCCGTTGCCGGCGTCGGCGAACTGGAACTGCTGGCTCGCCTGGCCGGCGCGGGTCTGTTGCTGGACGGCGGCGCCGTCGGCGGTCGACTGGCCGGCGATGTCGATCGCTTTGCCGCTGTGCCGGGAGACGATCTGGTAGTACGCCGCCGGGTCGATCACGGCCGCGTTCGCCGGCGGTTCCGTGACCAGTGCGGCGGCGCTGCTCGCGATCAGTGCGCCGAGGAGGACGAAGGTGGTGCGGCGTCTGTGCGGACGTCGCGGTGAGGTCCGAGCGTGGAGAGGCTGTGTCATTGAACCCGTCCCGTGTGATGGTGAAGGGTGGCCGGCGCCATGTCGGGGCACCGCCCGCCCTGTCGTCCGAGCGGTGCCCCGGTCAGGTCTCGTGTCAGACGCGGCGGCGGGTGAAGCGCTGGTTGGAGCTGCCGTTGTAGGTCCACTGGGAGATGCGGGCGCCGTCGGCGGTGGAGTGTTCCCAGACGTCCATGGCCAGGCCGGACTCCCGGTTGACGAGGCTGATGACGTCACCGCCGTGGTCGACCACGCGCCACTGCTGGCCGGTGGCGCCGGTGTCGGCCTGTTGGACGACGTCCGCGCCGGTCGCGGTGCCCGTGGGCTGGAGGAACAGGCCACTGTGCCGGGCCTTGACGCGGACGTGGCCGTCGCTGGAGTCCACGAACTCGAACTGCTGGTTGGGGCGGCTGTTGGCGGTGTATTGGATGAGCCGTGCGCCGGCGGCGGTGGAGGCCTGGTCGATGTCGGCGGCCTTGCCGCTGTGCTGGGCCACCAGGGTGTAGGCGGCCGGGCCGCCGGGCGAGTCACCCAGCTGGGCTTCCCACCTGGTGTTGGGCCCGGCCGCGCCGGCCGGAAGGCGGTCACGGGCGGCGGTGTCGCCGTACATGGTCCAGCGGGCCCAGTCGACGACGGTGTTCGGGAAGCGGTTGTCGCTCCAGAAGCTGGTGTGGCTGCCGCCGACGAAGGTGAGGAACGCCTTGGGCCAGGTCATTTCCGTGTACGCCTGCCGGGCCGAGGAGTACTGCGTGGTCGAGTCGCGGTCGCCGTGGACGAACAGGACCTTGGCCGAGACCGAGCCGGCCGGGTTGCCCATGTCTACGCAGGACTGCGGGTTGGCGGAGATGATCCGGCTGTCGGGCCAGGAGGTCAGCAGGCCGTGGGTGGTCATGCCGCCCAGGGAGTGGCCTGACACTCCGACGCCGATGCCGGTGTTGATGTGCCCGGCGAGCGCTCCGCTGGTGTTGAGGGCGAGGGTCTGGGTGAGGATCTGCGAGACGTCCTTGGAGGTGTTGCCGTTGTTGACGTCGTTGAAGTTATGGTTGAAGTGCGGGGCGGGGACGATGAAGCCGGCCGCGGCCAGGGCCCGGATGATGAACAGCGAGTTCTGCGGGCTGCTGCCGTAGCCGTGGGTGAAGTTGTAGACGGGGAAGACGCCGTCGGCGACCGGGGCGTTCGTCACCGGGTTGCCGCCGGGGGCGCCGGTGGCGGGGTAGTAGACGTAGGTGGTACACGGGCGGCTGCCCCGGGTCCAGTCATACCGGCGCACGCCGACCGCGAACGGCGTGGTCGGCGCCGTGTCCAGCGGCCCGACGGCGGAGAGCGCCTGCCCTGCGCCGAGCAGGGACAGGCCGAGGCCCGCCGCTCCGGCCGCGCTCACGCTGAGGAATGTCCGCCGTTGCATGGTCATGGATGACTCCTTGAGTGCAGGGGTGGCTGTAGCCATCGGAGTTCGGTTGGGTCCGCTTGTCAGGGGAGCCCGCAGACGCTGGGGTTGGATGCGGCCGTTCCGGTTGAAGACGGCCTGGTTCTCTCAGCCGTTGCCGGAGTTGTTGATGTCGGGCGGGTCCAGCCGTTGTCCAGCGCGGCGTCGTACGCGGGCCCGCACACTGCAGCGCCGCGGACATCCTCCTGACCTCACGTAGTGAGGTGTCAGCCGGCCGTGGGGCCGAGGTCGAGGTGGTCGATGTTGGGCAGTCCGGCTGTGGTGGTGGGGTCCACTCGGATGGTGTTGCCGCCGGTGGTCAGCGGGACGGTCATGGTCTTGGTGGCCCACGTCGTCCAGGCGCCGGTGGGTTCGAACGACACTGTCGCCACCGCGGATCCGTTGACGATCAGGTTGGCGGCCCTGGCGCTGCCGGCGCCGTTGGCATACCGGATTCCGAGCGACGCCGTTCCGGCCGCCGACGGGTTCACGGTGAACTGGGCATAGGCTCCGGCCGCGTTGGTGCCGTTACAGAAACCGCTGCCGGAGAAGCCGGCCCAGTTCGCATCGATCGTGCCCTGACACACCGCCGGCGCGGTCTCGGCCTCGTAACGCTGCCCCGGCGGCGTGTCCCCGGACGTCCTGACGAGTCCGAGGTCGTCGACGAACAGGTATCCGTTGCCGGACGCCGCCCGGATCGTGATGGTGGCCGTGCCCGCGGACACCGGGATCTCCGTGAGTTCGCGGCGGGTCCAGCCGCTGGATGCCGGGATGTCGAGCGTGCGCGAGGCACCGCCGGCGTCCGTGATCGTCACCTGCGCGGCGCTGAGTGAACCGGTGGTCCTGGCGAACGCCGACAGCCTGTAGACGCCGGCCGGCACAGTGATCTGTTGCCGCACGCCACCCGCGTAGGATTGCGTGGCCCCGATCCGCAGCGCGAAGCGGGACCCGTTGGCGCCGCCGTCGACGTTGGTCACGAGGGAGGTCGGCCCCGACTCGCGGAAGTTCGTCCACCCCTGAACCTGGGGGACGATGATGCGGTCGGCCTGGAAATTGGGGTTGAGAGCGTAGTTGTTCGCCGGACCGACACGCCATTCTCCGGTCGTGACGTTGAACTGCCATTGGCTCACGGAATGGAACTGGGGCCGGGCGCCGGTCTTGGTCACCGGCATCCACTGGTTGTACCCGATGCCGTTCCAGGCGAAGTCGGCCCAGCGGTCGCCGGCGTAGATGACCGTGTTCTGCTTGGTTCCCTTGACGGTCACGAAGAACCCGGTCTGGGTCACGTGGCTGTAGTCCATCTCGGTGCCGGCGAGGGTGTACTCACCGGTGTAGGAGCCTTGAACGTTGCTGCCGGTCGACTCGATGACATGGGTCACCGAGGTGTTCCAGCCGTGCAGGTCCGACGCGGCGTGGTAGTACTTGCCGTCGAGCTTGAACATGGCGTTGCCCTCGCGCCCGGCGGAGTTGTAGCCGATCTGCACGGCGGGCTCCACTCGCAGCGAGTCGGACTCTCTCAGCTTGGAGACAAAGGCACGGGAGCGCCCTTCCCGGTTGGAGAAGATCAGGTAGTCCTTTCCGTCCTCGTCCGTGAAGACGGTCTGATCTCCGGTGCCCGTCGTCGGAGAGTTGACGACCTGGGTCTGGAAGTAGGCGTAGTCGAAGGTGTCGGTGGGGGAGTCGCCCCGGAGGAACAGAACCCCGTCGCCACCCATCGACGGGAGATACGCCTGCACGACCAGCACGTACTTTCCGGTGTTCTCGTTGTAGGAGACGCCCAGCCGTCCTACCCAGCCCGCCTGGCCGAGGGTGGCCCCGCTGGCGAGGCTCGTGGAGCGGGTGGCGACGCGGTTCTCGAACTTCCAGTTCACCAGATCCTTCGACGAGTACACGGGGATCGAGACGAACGAGACGTCGCCGTCGTACTTTCTCGTCGGGTTGGCCCGGTAGAGCTCGGCGCCCGTGTAGTGCACGCCGTACCAGTAGTAGGTGTCGCCGAACCTGAAGACACCGCCGCCTTGCGAATAGATGGGGTTGCCGCTCGTGTCGTTCCAGAAGACATCGTTCGTGATGGTCTGGAACGTCCCCTCGTCGGCGGCCGCGAGCTTGCCGGCGGCGGTCGTCAGCGCCGTCTTCGCGGCGGCGACTTCCGACGCGGTTGCCGAGGCGTCGGCGACGACGCCGTCCGCGTTGGCCAACGCCTTGGCGAAGGGTGCCCAGGAGTCGCTCGTGTACTTGCCGGCGGGGCGGGTTTTGTAGTCCGCGACCAGACTCTTCAGGCCACGAACCATGACCAGACCATCAGCGGCCCTCTGGAGTTTCTGGCGGGCGGTGGCGTCTTCGCCTCCTTGTCGGGTGAGCGAGTCCCTGGCTGAGGAGAAGGCCGTCCACGAGCTGGCGGTGTAGTCCGCGGCAGAGTAGCGGGAGACGTGGGCGTTGCCGGCCGCCAGGGGTTCAGCCGACGCGGCGGGGGCACCGGATGCCGCCACTGACAGGACCAGCCATGCCGCGGCGACGAGCCCTCCCCGCGCCAGGGTTCTGCGTAAGGTACCGATCATGGTGCTGCCCTTCGTTCATCGTGGCGCCGGCGCTCTCACCCGCTGACGTCGAGGTAGTCGACGTTGGGCAGTCCGGTCGCAGTGGTCGGATCCAATCGAATGGCCAAGAGAAGTAGCTGAGGTATCGGCCGACTTACCGTGGGTGTGACCGTCCGACGGGGCAGGAGGTGTAGTCGCGCCGTCGAACGGGCAGAAGCTCACGCCGTTGTAGAGGGTGCAGCGCACTCTCGATGACCGGGGCGCCGGTCAGCTACGTGTTCAGCGGACGTAGATGTCGGGTTGCGGTGGGGTGTTCATGCCGTCGCCGAGGAAGAAGCTCGGGTGTGGCGGCTGGTTGTAGGCGGTGTTCTGCCAGGCGATGGCGACGCGGTACTGGGTGTCGTGCATCAGCGTGTAGATCCGCCGGTCGGTCTGGATCGGAGTGGCGTAGATGCGCAGCGCGGCGTTGTCGTCCCGGGGCAGGATGATTTCCTCGCGCCAGTCGCCGAACAGGTCGCCGGACAGGGACGGGGTGGCCTTGGTGCCGTTGATGGAGTGTGCTCCGGAGGCGGTGAGCAGGCGGGTGTCGCCGCCGGTGCCGTATTTGTCGACGTGGTTGCCGTCCAGCAGTTCGCGCACCGGGTCGCCGTCCCACCAGGCCACGAAGTTGTAGCTGCTGGGGTTGCGCCCGACGTTGCCGCCGGAGGCGTTGAAGAGGTTGCCCAGGCCGGTGCCCGATCCCCAGAACTCGCCGCCGGCGTTGCCGGTGTGGATGTCGCCGGCCACGCCGCGTGCCGGGCCCTCGCAGTTACAGGTGTTGTTCTTCTGCATGATGATCGAGCCGTTGCCCGCGTCCCGGAGGGTGGCGGCGGCGCCGGAGCTCTGCTCGTGGATCATCCAGATCTCCTTGCCGGTACGGCTGGGCACGAAGTCTCCGACGTGCAGGGCGTCGCCGTGGGCGTAGAAGCTGGTGGTGTAGCGGCCGGTGCCGTTGGCGTTGATGGTCATGCCGCCGTAGATGACCTCGTCGGTGCCGTTGCCGTCGACGTCGGCGATGGACAGCGAGTGTGCGCCGCGTCCGGTCCACTGGCTGCCGGCGCTGCTGGAGTCGAACTTCCAGCGCCGGGTGAGCTGGCCGTCGCGGAAGTCCCAGGCCGCGATCGCGCTCTTGGCGTAGTAGCCGCGGCCCATGATGAGGCTGGGGCGCTGACCGTCCAGGTAGGCCGTGCCGGCCAGGAACCGGTCGCCGCGGTTGCCGTAGTTGTCGCCCCAGTCGTTGATGTTGCCGCGGGCCGGGTCGAAGTTCACCGTGGACATGGCGGCGCCGGTGAGCCCGTTGAACATGGTCAGGTACTCGGGCCCGGTGATGATGTAGCCGGAGGAGTTGCGGTGGTCGGCGCCCGCGTTGCCGATCGTCTGCCCGGTGCCGGAGACGGTGCCGTCGCCGGTCTTGACCGCCAGCTCGGCCCGGCCGTCGCCGTCGTAGTCGTAGACCTGGAACTGCGTGTAGTGCGCGCCGGCCCGGATGTTGCGGCCCAGGTCGATGCGCCACAGCCGCTGGCCGTTGAGCCGGTAGGCGTCGATGTAGACGTTGCTGGTGACCCCGGACTGGGAGTTGTCCTTCTGGTCGCTGGGGTCCCACTTGAGGAAGATCTCGTACTGGCCGTCGCCGTCCGCGTCGCCGACGCTCGCGTCCCCGGCGGTGTA
This window encodes:
- a CDS encoding molybdopterin-dependent oxidoreductase, whose product is MPDVSRGRDRVKPGKKSRLAARLGGWSGPPGPFRPEFWRSPLRGPWLTSVLGLVLLAGITLVAITGLISYAAYEPRLPGNDTTPGKGLLGFYLFDWPTDPVWLYRVTQGAHVVGGLTLVPILLAKLWSVIPRLFAWPPARSVAEAVERASLLLLVGGAIFQFVTGILNIQLFYVFPFSFYPAHFYGAWIFLAAFAVHVAIKLPRVLRTLRKHGLRDYLRTSVADTRPEPPDPDGLVATHPAPATMSRRGLLAFAGGGSMIMFGLSVGQCLDGPLRRTALLAPHGRHYGTGPNDFQVNKTAASLGVTPASTGESWRLALVGPHRMALSREDLLAMPLYTYALPIACVEGWSTVQTWTGVRLADLARLAGTQTGSAGVTTRSLQRGGYFGQASLSAVQVADPRSLLALRVNGADLSLDHGYPARVIVPNAPGVHNTKWVRELDFTRKRP
- a CDS encoding trehalase-like domain-containing protein, which gives rise to MSTPPIGDYAMLSDCRSAALVTSDGSVDWLCLPRFDSPALFARLLDEEAGFWAIRPASPAEVNEPRRV
- a CDS encoding RICIN domain-containing protein gives rise to the protein MTPITALRRLLTALVVTALTAAASLVVSAAPAHAATSQFRGMNWAVLGDNFSTGTLVLHGLSQSDSNATVRAKAGALYDDMASTMGVNTVRLPINTHTVANTTWWNAYRGAIDAATARGFKVILAYWEDGAASGGRITNLAAWNTMWSSVTSTYGSNGNVYFEPMNEPHGYSSAEWRDVAAAWLAHHYSAPANRVLIGGTGYSQDLRDICNDSRFNATLLSFHHYAFFYSAMTYDAFRNHIQTRLGTCASRAIATEFGAPMSTGLNYGDANSTDNFVRHIRAMAQVMRDNQMGGTYWPALGGKPGDIGYDWYSMYALSGSGTDLHLTVRNPSGADRIRYAWGDTIGPTPPPTYYAITVRHSGKAMDVQQPNTDNGARVGQYTYNGNAWQQWQFQDAGSGYWRIISRHSGRCLDVVSASAADGAELIQYTCGTGTNQQFQLIANGGYFQLRARHSGKCVDVPSASTADGAILKQYPCNTGTNQQWSRRAV
- a CDS encoding family 43 glycosylhydrolase, with the translated sequence MTVSRWAAATAALVLACFDLVATAAPALAATLPTGARSLESVNYPGRYVRHADALGRVDPVTSAAATQTKLDATFTIVNGLATPSCFSFQTKEGRFLRHRDWRLRVDANTGDATFRADATFCAVDDSVAGSTSLISYNYPSRRIRHRDFELWLDPYQDTATFRADSSFRIAAPWAPKTNRNPVIPGLFADPHVTAINGRYYLYATTDGYASWRGTYYKAFSSADLVTWTDHGVVLDHGPDVSWADDSAWAPAVAAANGRYYLYFSGGAATGNTAKQLGVAVSDSPTGPFRDALGRPLIAAGQYSGQAIDPMVFTDDDGRSYLYWGQGVARVVPLNGDMTSFNPAQVRTITPSGYNEAPFVFKRGGIYYFMWSENDTRSEDYRVAYATGSSPLGPWTKRGVVLQKRLEAAIKGTGHHSVVRMPDTDTWYIAYHRFAVPAGNGTNREVAVDRMEFAADGTIRPIVPTL
- a CDS encoding RICIN domain-containing protein — its product is MTQPLHARTSPRRPHRRRTTFVLLGALIASSAAALVTEPPANAAVIDPAAYYQIVSRHSGKAIDIAGQSTADGAAVQQQTRAGQASQQFQFADAGNGHYKLRARHSGKVMDIASASTANGANVVQWTDNGGTNQHFRVVDTDSGYVKLINRNSGKALDVWEQSTADGARISQYTDTGAANQQWQLVRADTPSAPKYAGYLFTYFTGENTSAGEQIYFALSQGNDPTRWRQLNGGRPVLTSTLGTRGVRDPFIIRSPQGDRFYQIATDLRMYGNGNWEQVQRTGSKSIVVWESTDLVNWSAPRLARVSPDTAGNTWAPEAYYDEGLGQYVVFWASKLYSAGDPDHTGTTYNRMMYATTSDFRTFSAAQIWVDKGYSTIDSTITKHNGTYYRFTKDERSTSQTPCGKFILAEKSATMLNRTYSFVADCLGNNAISQGEGPLVFKSNTDERWYMFIDEYGGRGYVPFTTTDLNTRQWSPVSSYTMPGRPRHGTVLPITQAEYDRLLQHWG